In Prochlorococcus marinus CUG1435, the genomic window TTCTTCAATTAATTTAAAATTACTTAGTGACATTGAAGTAGTAACAATCTGAACTTCTCTTGAATCTCCAATTGAGTCTCTTAATCGAACTTGACCGCCAAACTCGCTAGATTGGCTTGCCTCTGCTAAAACAGTTCCTTCACTAACAGACTTTCCAGATGAAACGACTGGTATTGCATTGGGTGGCAAGTTATAAACATCTCCAGCTAAAACCCATAATCTACCCAATCTTTGCGCCTTTAAGGTAATATTTCCCTGCCTATCTGTTACCTCCCTTGGTTGAATAACCTTGTCATACTTTACTTGACCTGCCAAATCACAGATGACATCTTTTGTCGCTTTTTCAACACTCTTTTTCACGGCTCCAGCAGTAATCTGAGCGACTGTTATGTCAGAATTAATTTCTTGACCATCATCAACAAACAAAAGCGATCCACTAGAGACTTCAATTTTTTGAGCTTTATTAGAATTATTGCTTTGAGGAACAATTTTTAATATGAAATCAACTTCAGCTTGTTTGGCTTCTACACCATGTGGAGTTCTGTAGCCTCTAACCTTTGCTTTTGAACTGTATTCAACTTTTCCAGATATCTTCGACCTTACCACACCACTTTCAGCAGTTGATACACCTCCAGTATGAAAAGTTCTCATTGTTAATTGAGTTCCTGGTTCTCCAATAGATTGAGCTGCAATGATTCCTACTGCTTCTCCTAAGTCAACCAAATGATTATGAGCCAAAGCCCATCCGTAACATCTTCTACAAACCGATCTATTTGCTTCGCATGTTAACGGTGATCTTATTTTTACCTTTGTTATTGATGAAGTCTCAATTTTTTTCGAAAATGCAGGATCTATTGCGGTATTTTGGGGAACAATTAAGTTATCTTCAGAATCTAAAATATCCTCAGCAGCGAGTCTGCCAAGAAGCCTTGCTCCAAATCGACCATCTTCAGCTTCTACAACTATTGATCGTTCTGTTCCACAGTCTTCTTCTCTAACAATTACATCTTGAGCTACATCAACTAATCTTCTAGTTAAATAGCCAGAATCTGCAGTTCTCAAGGCGGTATCCACTAAGCCCTTCCTTGCTCCATAAGAAGAGATCACATATTCAGTAACAGTAAGTCCCTCTCTAAAGTTTGTTCTGATAGGAAGGTCAATAATTTCACCTTGAGGATTAGCCATCAATCCTCTCATACCAACAAGTTGTCTCACCTGGGACATATTACCCCTCGCTCCCGAATTAGCCATCATCCAAACGGAGTTCAGAGGATCATTTTGATTGAAATTATTTTTGACAGCATCCACTAATCTTTCATTAGTTTCTGTCCAAGTATCAATAACCTTTGTATGTCTTTCAACCTCTGTAATTTCACCAAGTCTATAGCATTCTTCGGTAGCAGATATTTGCTCTTCAGCTTGCCCTATTAAATCTTGTTTTGCTTCAGGAACTTTTAAGTCATCTACAGAGATAGAAACAGCAGCTTGGGTAGCATATTTAAATCCTAAGTCTTTTAAATTATCAGCCATAGCTGCAGTTATAGCAGTGCCATGGGTTTTATATGCCCAAGATACTAAATTTTTTAAAGCTTTCTTATCAACTACTTTGTTTTTGAATGATGGCGGTGTTTTAGCCAACGTAGGCATAATTACTGGATTATTTTTTTTGGAGTTTTTAGAACTTTTACGTACTCTGGAATTTTTTTTAGGTTTAGATGATGTCATGATTTTTAAATAAATGAAAAATAGTTTTGTAAGATTATGTTTTAGATACAGAATCAAGGATGGTATAGTTCATAACTACTCTCCCAACAGTTGTCAAAACAAATCTGCTTATTAAATTGTTTTGAGAGTCAAATCTGTCTCTTCTAAAATTCCAGATTTCTAATCTAGAGCCATCTTTGAGATCCTTGGTCTTTTGTGGAATACTCATTTCCTCGTCATCTTCAACTTCTCCATTAAATCTAACCCATACCCATTCATGTAAGCTGAGTCTTTTATCTTCAAAGGCAAAAATTACATCTTCTAGTGAAGCAAAAGTAGACTTATTATCTCCAAAATCAGGTTTTTGATAATTCGGTTGCAAAGCTGTCAGATAGTAAGATCCCAAAACCATGTCTTGAGAAGGAGTAACAATTGGTTCCCCAGTTGCAGGCGAAAGAATATTATTGCTAGCTAACATAAGCATGCGAGCTTCAGTTTGTGCCTCCAAGGCTAAAGGAACATGTACAGCCATTTGATCTCCATCAAAGTCTGCATTAAATGCAGGGCAAACTAAAGGATGGAGTTGAATTGCTCTGCCACCAACTAATTTTGGTTCAAAAGCTTGAATTCCCAACCGATGAAGAGTAGGTGCTCTATTTAAGAGGATTGGATGGCCTTCAATAACTTCCTGAAGTACCTGCATAACTTCATCATCTGCTTTTTGTATTAATTTTTTCGCAGCTTTAATATTATTAACAATATTTTGGCGTATCAATCTATGAATGACAAAAGGCTGGAAAAGCTCAATCGCCATTTCCTTTGGGAGACCACATTGATGCATTTTTAATTTGGGGCCAACGACTATTACAGATCTTCCGGAGTAGTCAACACGCTTACCAAGAAGGTTCTGTCTAAATCTCCCTTGCTTACCTTCAATGATGTCACTAAGAGACTTAAGTGCTCTATTATTTGCTCCAACAACGGTCCTTCCCCTCCTCCCATTATCTATTAGAGCATCCACTGCCTCTTGAAGCATTCTTTTTTCATTCCTTACGATAATTTCAGGAGCTAAAATTTCTTGAAGCCTTGCTAGTCTATTATTCCTGTTAATTACTCTTCTGTATAAATCGTTTAAATCAGAAGTTGCAAATCTTCCCCCATCAAGCTGAACCATAGGTCTAAGATCTGGAGGTATAACAGGAATTGCATCCAATACCATCCATTCAGGTTTTGCATTCGTAGCAATAAAATTATCGATAACTCTTATCCTTTTTATGAGTTTGGCTCTTTTCTGACCCTTGCTTTGTGTGATTTCTTCTCTAAGCTCCTCAGCAACCTGATTTAAATCAAGGTCCTCAAGTAATTGCTTCAGAGCCTCAGCGCCAATACCAACGAAAGGTTCATTTTCAATTGTTGAATCTTCAGCATAGATCTCGTCTTCAATTTCTAGCCATTCATCCTCAGTTAGTAGTTGCTTGTATTTAAGTTCTTTGTGATCGCCTGGGTCCAAAACAACATAACAATTAAAATAAACTATTTGTTCTACATCTCTTAGTGGGATATCCAAAAGAATTGCAACATAACTAGGAATTCCTTTTAAATACCAGACATGTGAAACTGGCGCAGCAAGTTTTATATAGCCCATCCTATGTCTTCTTACGCGACTTTCAGTTACCTCAACCCCGCACCTCTCACAAACAATACCTCGATGTCTAACTCTTTTATATTTACCGCAATGGCATTCCCAATCTTTGGATGGCCCAAAAATCTTTTCACAAAACAATCCATCCATTTCGGGTTTTAGTGTTCTGTAATTAATAGTTTCAGGTTTCGTAACTTCTCCCACCACTTGTCCATTGGGTAAGGTCCTTTGTCCCCAATCCATTATTCTTTGTGGAGAAGCTATTGAAATTTTGACGTAATCAAAGTGATTTTCGGTTCTTAAGTTGCTGTTTGTCATTTTTCGAGAAATTTTAATTAAAAGATGTAATTGAGTATTTAATCTTCCTCATATTCAGAGGTTCCTAGAGATTCGTAGGTCGGCCTTGATGGAGTGTTCCTTCTCGGATTTATATCTTGCATTAAATCTACTTCTTTTCCTTCATCTGTATAGACTCCAATATCTAAACCTAGTGACTGTAATTCCCTCATAAGAACTTTAAATGACTCAGGAGTCCCAGGCCTAGGGATTGGTTTACCTTTTACAATAGCGTTTAGAGCTTCATTTCTTCCTTGCATATCGTCAGATTTAACTGTTAAAAGTTCCTGAAGAGTATAAGCTGCTCCATAAGCTTCAAGAGCCCATACTTCCATTTCTCCCAATCTTTGTCCACCTTGTTGAGCTTTACCACCCAATGGTTGCTGAGTAACCAACGAGTATGGGCCTGTAGATCTTGCATGAATTTTATCGTCCACCAGATGGACTAACTTAAGGAAGTGGGAATATCCAACTGCAACTGGCTGATCAAATGGTTCACCTGTTCTTCCATCTTTCAGTAATAACTTTCCAGGGTCTTCAGGATTATAAACCCAAGCTTTGCCTGGCTGTTTTGAAGCCTCTTCTAAAAATGCTTGAACAGTCTGATGTGATTTTTCAGCACCATACATTTCATCAAAAGGAACAACTTTAACCCTACAATTTAGGTTAGACGCTGCCCAGCCCATCAATAATTCAAAGACTTGACCCACGTTCATTCTACTTGGAACTCCTAAAGGATTAAGAACTATATCTACAGGTGTTCCATCAGGTAAATAAGGCATATCTTCTCTAGGTAAGATCCTACTAATGATTCCCTTATTTCCATGTCTTCCAGCCATTTTATCGCCTACTTGAATCTTTCTTCTCTGAGCCACATAAACTCGAACAACCATATTTGCACCTGGAGGTAACTCATCACCTTGTTCTCTAGTGTAAATGCGAACATCCAAAACACGTCCTTTTTCTGTTTTAGGGACCCTAAGGGAATTGTCTCTTACGTCTCTAGCTTTTTCACCAAAAATAGCTCTCAGAAGTTTTTCTTCAGGAGGTTGGTCTGATTCTCCTTTTGGAGTAACTTTTCCTACAAGAATATCTCCACTCTCAACAAAAGCTCCAATCCTTATTATTCCCATTTCATCTAGATTATTCAAGCTTTCTTCAGAAATATTTGGAATCTCTCTTGTAATTTCTTCAGGTCCCAGCTTTGTTTGCCTTGCCTCAATTTCGTATTTTTCAATATGGACTGATGTATATAAGTCATCAGTTACCATCCTCTCACTGACAAGGATTGCATCTTCATAGTTATAGCCCTCCCATGGCATATATGCAATTAAAACATTCTGGCCAAGTGCTATTTCACCTCCTTCGCAAGCAGAACCATCTGCTAAGACTTGTCCGGATATAACTTGGTCTCCAATCTTTACAATGGGCCTTTGGTTTAAACAGGTATCTTGATTTGACCTTTGATATTTTTGAAGATAATGAAAATGTTCATCACCATTTTCATCTTTAACTACAATTTCATTCGCATCTACATAAGATACTGTTCCATTAACTTTCGTTATTGGAACCATACCCGAATCTCTAGCAACTTGAGATTCTAAACCTGTTCCAACTAAAGGTCGTTCTGGTCTGAGCAATGGAACAGCTTGGCGTTGCATATTAGATCCCATCAGAGCTCTGTTTGCATCATCATGTTCCAAAAAAGGAATTAATGAAGTTGCTACTGAAATTACTTGGACAGGAGAAAGCTGAACATAATCAACTTGATGCGGGGGAACTTTTTCAAAATCTTGTCTGTATCTTACTGGTATTAAGTCTGCAAGTATGTTTCCATCTTTATCAGTTGCAACATCTCCAGGAGCTACCCTGCACTCGTCTTCTAAATCAGCAGATAAATAAATAGGATTACCTTCTTTATTAACTTTACCGTTATTAACTTCCCAAAAAGGAGTTTCAATAAAACCATACTCGTTAACCCTTGCATGGGTAGCTAAAGAGTTTATAAGACCAGCATTAGGACCTTCAGGAGTTTCTATAGGACATAATCTTCCATAATGTGAAGGATGAATATCTCGCACAGCAAAACCTGCTCTTTCACGTGTTAAACCTCCAGGACCTAAGGCCGAGATTCTTCTCTTATGAGTTAATTCAGCCAAAGGATTGGTTTGATCCATAAATTGACTTAATTGGCTTGAACCAAAAAACTCTTTTATTGCAGCAACCAAAGGTTTGGGATTAACTAGTTGAGCGGGAGTAAGGGAATCTGTTTCTCCCACAGTCATTCTTTCCTTTATTATTCTCTCTAAACGATTAAGTCCTACCCTTACTTGATTTTGAAGAAGTTCTCCCACAGATCTAACTCTACGATTACCGAGGTGGTCAATATCATCCAAACTTGCACCACCAATATCCAATTCTAGGTTTATTAAATAATCAATAGTAGAAAGAACATCTTCATGGGTAAGTGTTCTAACATCATCTGGGACTGTAAGCCTTAGTTTTTTATTTATTTTATATCTACCAACACGACCTAGATCATATCTTTTGGGATCAAAAAATCTACTGTGTAATAGCTGTTGACCGCCTGAGACAGAGGGTGGTTCGCCAGGACGGAGCTTCTTATAAAGCTCAAGTAAAGCCTGATCTTCTGAATTTATACCCTCGTCATTGGCTGAATCAATTGAGTTTTGATAAAACTCAGGATGTCTAAGTTTATCGATCACATCATTGTCAGAGAGGCCCATCGCTCTCATAAGAATATGTGCATTAATTTTTCTGGTTTTATCAACTCTGACGTAAAGTAGATTATTTTTGTCAGTCTCAAATTTTAACCATGCCCCTCTATTAGGGATTACGCTCGCATTATAAGTTCTTCGCCCATTTTTGTCCTGTTCATCTTTGAAATATACTCCTGGACTACGAACAATTTGATTAACAATTACTCTTTCAGCACCATTAATTATGAAAGTTCCCCTTTCAGTCATTAATGGTAATTCACCAATAAATACTTCTTGCTCTTTAATTTCACCTGTCTCTTTATTAATTAATCTGCAAGTTACGTACATTTGAGAGGCAAATGTTGCATCTCTTCTTTTTGCTTCCTCAACATCATGTCTAGGTCTTTTTAATCTGTACTCTTCGCCAATAAAATGTAATTCTAACTTACCTGTGTAATCAGAAATGGGGGAAAAGTTTTGTAATTCCTCTATTAAACCCTTTTCCAAAAACCATTTAAAGCTTGCTCTTTGTACTTCAACTAAATCTGGTAGATAAATAGCTGTTTTTGCTACCTGTAAAGCGCTACTGCTCATCCAAGAAACCTGAGATTATTTGAGATTTAATATTTACTATAAATTTACTAAATATTTAGATTTTTAACTTCCCTATGTAATTTTAAATCAATTATTAAATCTCGATTTCAACAAAAAAATCAATTTAATAAAAAAACAAAAAATTAACTTAATGGTCTGAAAACCTTTAACATAGCAAGCAAAAACTAAAAATTAAGAAAAATTTCCAGTAATTCCTAATCATAGCAGCTGCTATGTCAAACTAACAAGTCAAATTTAAACAAATCTTCAGCATTCTTAGATGACTCTTCTGCAATTTTAATTAATTCTGTAGCTCTTAAATCTGCCATAAAGTTTGCCACATTTTCAACAAATGCAGGTTCATTTCTTTTACCTCTATGGGGAACTGGCGCTAAGAAGGGAGCGTCAGTTTCAATTAAGTATTTATCACTTGGGACAAGTTTGGCGCACTCATGAATTTGATGTGCTTTTGGGAAAGTTACTATTCCACTAAAACTGATATAAAAACCAAGATCCAAGAATTGCATCATTTCTTTTGGGGTCCCTGTCCAACAATGAAGCACACCTTTAGGACATTTGCCTTTATTAGAAAATTCATGACATATCTTGATCATTTCATTTGCAGCATCTCTGCAATGGATAATTACTGGTAATTCAAGTTCATAAGCTAACTCCATTTGAGGAATAAGGGCATCAATTTGCTGAGTTTTATTTTCATTTTTAAAAAAATCCAAGCCTAACTCCCCAATAGCCACAACTCTTTTATCTTCTTTAACTGATCTTTTCAAAAGAGATTTGGAACTAAGTTCCCATTTTTCTGCTTCTAACGGATGTAAACCAACTGAATAGTAAATTTCATGAAATTCATGGGATATTTTCTTCAACTTAGGAATTTCTGTTAGGTCGCAACATGCATGGACTAATTTTTTTACACCTCTTGAGCGCAATCTTCGAACAACATCTTCAAGATCTTTCTCAAAATTTTCAAATATTAAATGACAGTGCGAGTCTATGAGTTCAATATCGCTCATAATCAATAATCAGACTTTTTACTTGGTAGTAAGAGTAGTTTTTACTAAATTGTTAATTTTTGATTTTCTATTAGCCCCATTATTCTTATGGAGAACATTTTTTTTGACTGCTTTATCAATTAAGCTAAAGGCTTTATTAAGACTTGTTTTCACTAAATTTTTATTATCTTCATTAGGATCGTTTTTATATTTTTCGCAATTCTCTAAAGTTTTTTTAGTCAAAGTTCTAACTGTTGATTTATATGACTTATTCATTAAACGATTTCTTTCGGCAATTTGTATTCTTTTTTTTGCTGATTTGTTATTGGCCACAGAGGGGAAATTGATAGAAGACTATTATCATAACAAATATATCGACTACTAATCAATCATAATATAATTTAGAAATGTATTAAATTTGGTTTCAAGTCTTTCAATTTGAAAAATTAAGAATATGAAAATAATAAATCAAAAAAAAGACGCTATCCAAGAATTAAAAAGGATTTCTAATCGAACTACTTCAGAAAACAATCACAATATAAATGCAATTGTGGAAGAAATCCTTCAAGAGGTAAAAAATAATGGCGATATAGCAGTCGAAAAATACACCAAAAAATTTGATGGTTTCAAACCTGACCCAATGCAAG contains:
- a CDS encoding DNA-directed RNA polymerase subunit gamma, whose translation is MTNSNLRTENHFDYVKISIASPQRIMDWGQRTLPNGQVVGEVTKPETINYRTLKPEMDGLFCEKIFGPSKDWECHCGKYKRVRHRGIVCERCGVEVTESRVRRHRMGYIKLAAPVSHVWYLKGIPSYVAILLDIPLRDVEQIVYFNCYVVLDPGDHKELKYKQLLTEDEWLEIEDEIYAEDSTIENEPFVGIGAEALKQLLEDLDLNQVAEELREEITQSKGQKRAKLIKRIRVIDNFIATNAKPEWMVLDAIPVIPPDLRPMVQLDGGRFATSDLNDLYRRVINRNNRLARLQEILAPEIIVRNEKRMLQEAVDALIDNGRRGRTVVGANNRALKSLSDIIEGKQGRFRQNLLGKRVDYSGRSVIVVGPKLKMHQCGLPKEMAIELFQPFVIHRLIRQNIVNNIKAAKKLIQKADDEVMQVLQEVIEGHPILLNRAPTLHRLGIQAFEPKLVGGRAIQLHPLVCPAFNADFDGDQMAVHVPLALEAQTEARMLMLASNNILSPATGEPIVTPSQDMVLGSYYLTALQPNYQKPDFGDNKSTFASLEDVIFAFEDKRLSLHEWVWVRFNGEVEDDEEMSIPQKTKDLKDGSRLEIWNFRRDRFDSQNNLISRFVLTTVGRVVMNYTILDSVSKT
- a CDS encoding TatD family hydrolase, whose translation is MSDIELIDSHCHLIFENFEKDLEDVVRRLRSRGVKKLVHACCDLTEIPKLKKISHEFHEIYYSVGLHPLEAEKWELSSKSLLKRSVKEDKRVVAIGELGLDFFKNENKTQQIDALIPQMELAYELELPVIIHCRDAANEMIKICHEFSNKGKCPKGVLHCWTGTPKEMMQFLDLGFYISFSGIVTFPKAHQIHECAKLVPSDKYLIETDAPFLAPVPHRGKRNEPAFVENVANFMADLRATELIKIAEESSKNAEDLFKFDLLV
- the rpoB gene encoding DNA-directed RNA polymerase subunit beta, with the protein product MSSSALQVAKTAIYLPDLVEVQRASFKWFLEKGLIEELQNFSPISDYTGKLELHFIGEEYRLKRPRHDVEEAKRRDATFASQMYVTCRLINKETGEIKEQEVFIGELPLMTERGTFIINGAERVIVNQIVRSPGVYFKDEQDKNGRRTYNASVIPNRGAWLKFETDKNNLLYVRVDKTRKINAHILMRAMGLSDNDVIDKLRHPEFYQNSIDSANDEGINSEDQALLELYKKLRPGEPPSVSGGQQLLHSRFFDPKRYDLGRVGRYKINKKLRLTVPDDVRTLTHEDVLSTIDYLINLELDIGGASLDDIDHLGNRRVRSVGELLQNQVRVGLNRLERIIKERMTVGETDSLTPAQLVNPKPLVAAIKEFFGSSQLSQFMDQTNPLAELTHKRRISALGPGGLTRERAGFAVRDIHPSHYGRLCPIETPEGPNAGLINSLATHARVNEYGFIETPFWEVNNGKVNKEGNPIYLSADLEDECRVAPGDVATDKDGNILADLIPVRYRQDFEKVPPHQVDYVQLSPVQVISVATSLIPFLEHDDANRALMGSNMQRQAVPLLRPERPLVGTGLESQVARDSGMVPITKVNGTVSYVDANEIVVKDENGDEHFHYLQKYQRSNQDTCLNQRPIVKIGDQVISGQVLADGSACEGGEIALGQNVLIAYMPWEGYNYEDAILVSERMVTDDLYTSVHIEKYEIEARQTKLGPEEITREIPNISEESLNNLDEMGIIRIGAFVESGDILVGKVTPKGESDQPPEEKLLRAIFGEKARDVRDNSLRVPKTEKGRVLDVRIYTREQGDELPPGANMVVRVYVAQRRKIQVGDKMAGRHGNKGIISRILPREDMPYLPDGTPVDIVLNPLGVPSRMNVGQVFELLMGWAASNLNCRVKVVPFDEMYGAEKSHQTVQAFLEEASKQPGKAWVYNPEDPGKLLLKDGRTGEPFDQPVAVGYSHFLKLVHLVDDKIHARSTGPYSLVTQQPLGGKAQQGGQRLGEMEVWALEAYGAAYTLQELLTVKSDDMQGRNEALNAIVKGKPIPRPGTPESFKVLMRELQSLGLDIGVYTDEGKEVDLMQDINPRRNTPSRPTYESLGTSEYEED
- a CDS encoding 30S ribosomal protein S20, giving the protein MANNKSAKKRIQIAERNRLMNKSYKSTVRTLTKKTLENCEKYKNDPNEDNKNLVKTSLNKAFSLIDKAVKKNVLHKNNGANRKSKINNLVKTTLTTK